One segment of bacterium DNA contains the following:
- a CDS encoding M50 family metallopeptidase yields MSTLVLAILALELMILVHELGHLIVAKRVGILVYTFAIGFGPRLASFTRGETTYALNLLPVGGYVNMAGEDLDNRLPDVAPERSFRTKTVAQRLAVVCAGPVMNFVLAVVLLAAVAGVFGIPVGVSNRVGTLIPGYPAAEAGLSPGDVILAIDGRPMEDGETIVRTIHTSGGRTLALLVQRGGRQFLIHVPTRYDARQRVWLTGFSPAVIRRHLDPVRALGWGGMTTLRDMGAYLGALGGLFRSGRLLNELSGPVTAVNVLGQAAHAGAETFLYITAFFSIIIGLFNLFPLPALDGGRAAFLVVEGLRHRPVDPRREGYIHLVGLGLLLCLIIALTVRDVLHPVHIPLP; encoded by the coding sequence GTGTCGACGCTGGTGCTGGCGATTCTCGCTCTGGAACTCATGATTCTTGTTCACGAACTCGGCCATCTCATTGTTGCCAAGCGCGTGGGGATCCTGGTCTATACGTTTGCCATCGGGTTCGGGCCCAGGCTGGCGTCGTTCACCCGTGGAGAGACCACGTACGCGCTCAACCTGTTGCCCGTTGGCGGCTACGTCAACATGGCGGGTGAGGATCTCGACAACCGGCTGCCGGATGTGGCGCCTGAGCGATCGTTTCGGACAAAGACGGTTGCCCAGCGGCTCGCGGTCGTCTGCGCGGGCCCGGTGATGAACTTCGTTCTGGCCGTCGTGCTGCTGGCTGCCGTCGCGGGAGTGTTCGGGATCCCCGTGGGAGTCAGCAACAGAGTCGGCACATTGATTCCAGGGTATCCGGCCGCGGAGGCCGGCCTCAGTCCGGGGGACGTGATCCTCGCCATCGACGGGCGGCCAATGGAGGACGGCGAAACGATCGTGCGGACGATCCACACAAGCGGCGGGCGGACGCTGGCGCTCCTGGTCCAGCGGGGCGGTCGTCAGTTCCTCATCCATGTGCCCACCCGGTATGATGCCCGGCAACGGGTATGGCTCACGGGGTTCTCTCCGGCTGTGATCCGCCGTCACCTCGATCCGGTTCGTGCGTTGGGGTGGGGGGGCATGACCACGCTTCGCGATATGGGAGCCTACTTGGGTGCCCTGGGAGGGTTGTTCCGGTCCGGCCGGCTTCTCAACGAATTGAGCGGGCCTGTCACGGCGGTGAATGTCCTCGGCCAGGCCGCCCATGCGGGGGCGGAAACCTTCCTCTATATCACCGCGTTCTTCAGCATCATCATTGGGCTCTTCAATCTCTTTCCGCTTCCTGCCCTCGACGGCGGCCGCGCCGCCTTCCTCGTCGTGGAAGGGCTCCGCCACCGGCCTGTGGATCCGCGCCGCGAAGGCTACATCCATCTGGTCGGTCTCGGACTGTTGCTCTGTCTGATCATTGCCCTCACTGTTCGGGACGTTCTCCATCCCGTCCACATCCCGCTTCCGTAA
- a CDS encoding methionine adenosyltransferase, with protein sequence MRNIRVETLSGMPVGDMQVEMVERKGVGHPDSICDAIMDRVSVELSKEYLSQFGRILHHNIDKAFLVAGDAEVQFGGGKIHEPMKLIFGDRATYGLNGREVPIREIAIKTAKNWIHENLRFVDPGGPDTEDGPHVTYQMEIKPGSAELVDIFSRSTIGANDTSAAVGYWPMTETERLVRETEQFINSRTFKEEFPEAGEDVKVMGVRLGRELRLTAAVAFVDKYVQSEDQYFQRKQQLYDAVMAFLARRTTMEKISFDLNTLDEPGRGVGGIYLSVLGTSAESGDSGQIGRGNKVNGVISINRPMGTEAAAGKNPVSHVGKIYTVFTHQVAQKVFEEVEGIREVYIWMVSQIGKPIDDPVTAAQVTMEKGVRRSAVERRVREVVDAELAGIDVFCRNLAEGKYSVC encoded by the coding sequence ATGCGCAACATTCGGGTTGAGACGCTGTCGGGGATGCCGGTCGGAGACATGCAGGTCGAGATGGTCGAGCGCAAGGGAGTCGGCCACCCCGACTCGATTTGTGACGCCATCATGGATCGCGTCTCCGTCGAGTTGAGCAAGGAGTATCTGAGCCAGTTCGGCAGAATTCTGCACCACAACATCGATAAGGCGTTCCTGGTCGCTGGGGACGCCGAGGTCCAGTTCGGGGGTGGGAAGATCCACGAGCCGATGAAGCTCATCTTCGGCGATCGCGCCACCTACGGATTGAACGGTAGAGAGGTGCCGATTCGAGAGATCGCGATCAAGACCGCCAAGAATTGGATCCACGAGAACCTCCGGTTCGTGGATCCGGGCGGGCCGGACACCGAGGACGGCCCCCACGTCACCTACCAGATGGAGATCAAGCCGGGGTCGGCGGAACTGGTGGACATCTTCAGCCGGTCGACGATCGGCGCCAACGATACATCCGCGGCGGTCGGGTACTGGCCGATGACAGAAACCGAGCGGTTGGTGCGCGAGACCGAGCAGTTCATCAACTCACGGACGTTCAAAGAAGAGTTTCCGGAAGCCGGCGAAGACGTCAAGGTGATGGGCGTGCGGCTCGGCCGCGAACTCAGGCTGACCGCCGCCGTCGCGTTTGTCGACAAGTACGTCCAGAGTGAGGATCAGTATTTTCAGCGCAAGCAACAGCTCTACGACGCGGTGATGGCCTTCCTTGCCCGACGCACGACGATGGAGAAGATCTCCTTCGATCTGAACACGCTGGACGAACCGGGGCGGGGCGTCGGCGGGATCTACCTCTCGGTCTTGGGCACGTCCGCCGAATCGGGCGATAGCGGGCAAATCGGACGGGGGAACAAGGTCAATGGCGTGATCTCGATCAACCGGCCGATGGGCACGGAGGCGGCCGCGGGGAAGAACCCTGTCTCGCACGTCGGCAAGATCTATACCGTCTTCACCCACCAGGTCGCCCAAAAGGTCTTCGAGGAAGTGGAGGGAATTCGCGAAGTCTACATCTGGATGGTGAGCCAGATCGGCAAGCCGATCGACGACCCGGTGACGGCCGCCCAGGTCACGATGGAGAAGGGCGTGAGGCGGTCGGCGGTGGAGCGGCGTGTCCGGGAAGTGGTCGATGCCGAACTCGCGGGCATCGACGTATTCTGCCGGAACCTGGCCGAGGGGAAGTACAGCGTCTGCTGA
- a CDS encoding FmdB family zinc ribbon protein, translated as MPTYEYRCTRCGHQFDTVHAVGETVDRCERCGGPVRRVFSVPALIFKGSGFHVNDYRKTPVPPDGDGKADGKADGAGKPTTETKTPATKSSDSGGDKGTAASTASEGKKAS; from the coding sequence ATGCCAACCTATGAATACCGGTGTACCCGCTGCGGCCACCAGTTCGACACGGTGCACGCGGTGGGTGAGACCGTGGACCGGTGCGAGCGGTGCGGGGGTCCCGTCCGTCGCGTCTTTTCCGTCCCGGCGCTGATCTTCAAGGGGTCCGGGTTTCACGTGAACGACTACCGGAAGACCCCCGTGCCGCCCGATGGAGACGGCAAGGCGGACGGCAAGGCGGACGGAGCCGGGAAACCGACGACGGAGACAAAGACACCGGCGACCAAGTCGTCGGACTCCGGCGGCGATAAGGGTACGGCGGCGTCGACCGCGAGTGAAGGCAAAAAGGCCTCATAG